TCTCCTTTAAGAACTGCAATTTTATATTCCATATTACCTCCAAAATATAAAATTTATGAAAAACAGTTCGTTACTAGCCAGATTTCTTCACGGATAAAAATTAAGAATTCGCTGCAAATTCGGTAAACTTGCTGACAAGTCAGCTTCAAACATACCGAGATTTGCTCGGCTCATTCTGTTTAATTTTTTTCCTAAAATCTGGAATGTAACTCACTAATTTTTCTATAAATATTAATAGTTTTTATTTTCAAATTCTTTAATTTTATTTTCATATTGAAGAGTTAAACCAATAGAGTCTAAACCTTTTAATAATCTTTCTTTCCAAGTTTCTTCAAGGTTAAAGAAATAATCTTTTCCATTGGCACTAAGTTTATTATTTTCTAAGTCAACAGTGACGATAACATCACCAGAAAGTTTAGAAAGTTCATCTCTATCTTCTTTTGGTAAAGTTATTGGAAGGTGCCCGTTATTTAGCCAGTTCATATAGAAGATTCCAGAATATCCTCCTGCTACAATAACATGAAAACCATAGTCTTGTAATGCCCAAGCAGCATGTTCTCTTGAAGAACCACAACCAAAATTATCCCCTGTGATTAAAATAGTTCCTTTTTTATATTCAGCTTTGTTAAGATTAAAGTTTAAATTATCACTTCCATCTTCATTGTATCTCCACTCATCGAAAAGATATTTTCCAAAGCCAGTTTTCTCAGTACTTTTTAAATATTGTTTAGGAATTAATTGGTCGGTGTCAATATTATCATTCATTATAGGGACAATAGTTCCTTGAAATTTTGTAAAAGCTTTCATTATTCTTGCACCTCCTTTAATTCTCTAACATCAATAAAATGTCCATAGATTGCAGCCGCCGCCGCCATAGCAGGACTCACAAGATGAGTTCTTGCACCTTTTCCCTGTCTACCTTCAAAATTTCTATTAGATGTTGAGGCACAATGTTCTTCACTTGGGATTAAATCAGGGTTCATCCCTAAACAAGTTGAACAACCTGCTTCTCTCCATTCAAAACCAGCCTCTAAGAATATTTTAGCAAAACCTTTTTCTTCTGCTTGTTTTTTGACCATTTGAGAACCTGGAACTATAACAGCTTTTATATTAGGATGAACTTTTTTTCCTTTAATAATTTTAGCTACAACCTCTAAGTCACTCAATCTCCCATTAGTACAAGAACCAATGAAAACATGTTTCAAATTTATATTTTTAGGGGAATC
Above is a window of Fusobacterium massiliense DNA encoding:
- the leuD gene encoding 3-isopropylmalate dehydratase small subunit, with translation MKAFTKFQGTIVPIMNDNIDTDQLIPKQYLKSTEKTGFGKYLFDEWRYNEDGSDNLNFNLNKAEYKKGTILITGDNFGCGSSREHAAWALQDYGFHVIVAGGYSGIFYMNWLNNGHLPITLPKEDRDELSKLSGDVIVTVDLENNKLSANGKDYFFNLEETWKERLLKGLDSIGLTLQYENKIKEFENKNY